A region of Carassius auratus strain Wakin chromosome 23, ASM336829v1, whole genome shotgun sequence DNA encodes the following proteins:
- the myb gene encoding transcriptional activator Myb isoform X1, with protein MARRHRHSVYSSDEDDDDVEIYDHDYDGPHAKTGKRHLGKTRWTREEDEKLKRLVEHHGSEDWKVIASFLPNRTDVQCQHRWQKVLNPELIKGPWTKEEDQRVIELVQKYGPKRWSVIAKHLKGRIGKQCRERWHNHLNPEVKKTSWTEEEDQIIYQAHEKLGNRWAEIAKLLPGRTDNAIKNHWNSTMRRKVEQEGYLQQAAKVGPTPLNNSYAKSHLLNYTQTPTNASMPASSMSNQYPYYSLLSDSQRVPFPLAVQLNIMNIPQHGTAAIQRHYSEEDPEKEKRVKEIEMLLMSTENELKGQQALPISMSSYGGWNRGSLTDSSVGVVVSVPAPSLEQGCLPEESAHGNTNSPNNDASSSLPEFIDAIDSFFNGSVSPDSDSQSLPVTSSPVCSQKALHKDLALRPQKENELFRTPNLRRSIMECSPRTPTPFKSTLTMQDTKYGPLKRVHSPSLDSGVVGAIKQEPQECEINVGGMHLDQPPLKKIKQEVESACLQWEGQDLHTQLFPSSGSAHDMPDLLTSSVLMLPNAEKTEDGHKAQLPRRPMGSPMQQLSTWEQVLCGKTEEQTMPSEATHKYLSNYSSRALVM; from the exons TGTTTACAGTAGCgacgaagatgatgatgatgtggagATTTATGATCATGACTACGATGGTCCTCATGCCAAGACAGGAAAACGCCACCTCGGCAAGACACGCTGGACCCGTGAGGAG GATGAAAAGTTGAAGAGGCTGGTAGAGCATCATGGTTCTGAAGACTGGAAAGTCATTGCCAGCTTTCTGCCT aatCGCACAGATGTTCAGTGTCAGCATCGCTGGCAGAAAGTTCTCAACCCTGAACTTATAAAAGGACCGTGGACTAAAGAAGAAGACCAACGG GTGATCGAGTTGGTTCAGAAGTATGGCCCCAAACGCTGGTCTGTGATTGCGAAGCACTTAAAGGGGAGGATTGGGAAGCAATGTAGAGAGCGCTGGCACAACCACTTGAACCCTGAGGTGAAGAAGACTTCCTGGACTGAGGAAGAAGATCAGATCATCTACCAGGCGCATGAGAAACTTGGAAACCGATGGGCTGAGATTGCCAAGCTACTTCCGGGCAG AACTGATAATGCCATAAAGAACCACTGGAACTCCACAATGCGACGGAAAGTCGAGCAGGAAGGCTACCTGCAGCAGGCCGCTAAAGTCGGCCCCACTCCGCTAAATAACAGCTATGCTAAATCTCACCTGCTGAACTACACTCAGACACCGACCAATGCATCCATGCCTGCCTCGTCCATGAGCAATCAGTATCCGTACTACTCACTACTGTCTGACTCACAACGG GTGCCATTTCCACTTGCTGTTCAGCTGAACATCATGAACATTCCCCAACATGGCACTGCTGCTATCCAG AGACACTACAGCGAAGAGGACCCCGAGAAAGAAAAAAGGGTGAAAGAGATTGAGATGCTCTTGATGTCAACAGAAAATGAGCTGAAGGGACAGCAGGCACTACCA ATCTCCATGAGCAGCTACGGTGGGTGGAACAGAGGCTCTTTGACGGATAGCTCAGTTGGTGTGGTGGTTTCAGTCCCGGCTCCATCCCTAGAGCAGGGATGTCTACCAGAAGAAAGCGCCCATGGCAACACGAACAGCCCAAACAATGACGCCAGCTCCTCTTTACCAGAGTTTATTGACGCTATTGATTCG TTCTTTAATGGATCAGTGAGCCCAGACTCAGACAGTCAAAGCTTACCTGTTACGTCCTCGCCTGTCTGCTCCCAGAAAGCACTGCACAAAGACCTTGCTCTTCGGCCTCAGAAGGAAAATGAGCT GTTCAGGACCCCAAACCTGAGGCGTTCCATCATGGAGTGCTCTCCTCGCACACCAACTCCATTCAAATCCACGCTGACAATGCAAGACACCAAATATGGACCACTGAAGAGG GTCCATAGTCCTTCACTGGACTCTGGAGTGGTTGGTGCTATTAAACAGGAGCCTCAGGAGTGTGAGATCAACGTTGGGGGGATGCACCTTGACCAGCCCCCCCTAAAGAAGATCAAACAGGAG GTGGAGTCAGCTTGTCTGCAGTGGGAGGGGCAAGATCTCCACACCCAGCTCTTCCCTTCCAGTGGCTCCGCCCATGACATGCCT GATCTGTTGACTAGCTCTGTGCTGATGCTTCCGAACGCAGAGAAAACTGAGGATGGACACAAAGCTCAGCTGCCCCGCAGACCCATGGGAAGCCCTATGCAG caaTTGAGCACATGGGAACAGGTGCTTTGTGGGAAGACAGAAGAGCAAACGATGCCCTCCGAAGCCACGCACAAATACCTCAGCAATTATTCTTCGCGAGCACTGGTCATGTAA
- the myb gene encoding transcriptional activator Myb isoform X2: MARRHRHSVYSSDEDDDDVEIYDHDYDGPHAKTGKRHLGKTRWTREEDEKLKRLVEHHGSEDWKVIASFLPNRTDVQCQHRWQKVLNPELIKGPWTKEEDQRVIELVQKYGPKRWSVIAKHLKGRIGKQCRERWHNHLNPEVKKTSWTEEEDQIIYQAHEKLGNRWAEIAKLLPGRTDNAIKNHWNSTMRRKVEQEGYLQQAAKVGPTPLNNSYAKSHLLNYTQTPTNASMPASSMSNQYPYYSLLSDSQRVPFPLAVQLNIMNIPQHGTAAIQRHYSEEDPEKEKRVKEIEMLLMSTENELKGQQALPISMSSYGGWNRGSLTDSSVGVVVSVPAPSLEQGCLPEESAHGNTNSPNNDASSSLPEFIDAIDSAPSIWANIHSNRRSPKMETQSNQGSPAHSNDSSALTYLCSTPKHSANRHLHSSPSQFFNGSVSPDSDSQSLPVTSSPVCSQKALHKDLALRPQKENELFRTPNLRRSIMECSPRTPTPFKSTLTMQDTKYGPLKRVHSPSLDSGVVGAIKQEPQECEINVGGMHLDQPPLKKIKQEVESACLQWEGQDLHTQLFPSSGSAHDMPDLLTSSVLMLPNAEKTEDGHKAQLPRRPMGSPMQQLSTWEQVLCGKTEEQTMPSEATHKYLSNYSSRALVM, encoded by the exons TGTTTACAGTAGCgacgaagatgatgatgatgtggagATTTATGATCATGACTACGATGGTCCTCATGCCAAGACAGGAAAACGCCACCTCGGCAAGACACGCTGGACCCGTGAGGAG GATGAAAAGTTGAAGAGGCTGGTAGAGCATCATGGTTCTGAAGACTGGAAAGTCATTGCCAGCTTTCTGCCT aatCGCACAGATGTTCAGTGTCAGCATCGCTGGCAGAAAGTTCTCAACCCTGAACTTATAAAAGGACCGTGGACTAAAGAAGAAGACCAACGG GTGATCGAGTTGGTTCAGAAGTATGGCCCCAAACGCTGGTCTGTGATTGCGAAGCACTTAAAGGGGAGGATTGGGAAGCAATGTAGAGAGCGCTGGCACAACCACTTGAACCCTGAGGTGAAGAAGACTTCCTGGACTGAGGAAGAAGATCAGATCATCTACCAGGCGCATGAGAAACTTGGAAACCGATGGGCTGAGATTGCCAAGCTACTTCCGGGCAG AACTGATAATGCCATAAAGAACCACTGGAACTCCACAATGCGACGGAAAGTCGAGCAGGAAGGCTACCTGCAGCAGGCCGCTAAAGTCGGCCCCACTCCGCTAAATAACAGCTATGCTAAATCTCACCTGCTGAACTACACTCAGACACCGACCAATGCATCCATGCCTGCCTCGTCCATGAGCAATCAGTATCCGTACTACTCACTACTGTCTGACTCACAACGG GTGCCATTTCCACTTGCTGTTCAGCTGAACATCATGAACATTCCCCAACATGGCACTGCTGCTATCCAG AGACACTACAGCGAAGAGGACCCCGAGAAAGAAAAAAGGGTGAAAGAGATTGAGATGCTCTTGATGTCAACAGAAAATGAGCTGAAGGGACAGCAGGCACTACCA ATCTCCATGAGCAGCTACGGTGGGTGGAACAGAGGCTCTTTGACGGATAGCTCAGTTGGTGTGGTGGTTTCAGTCCCGGCTCCATCCCTAGAGCAGGGATGTCTACCAGAAGAAAGCGCCCATGGCAACACGAACAGCCCAAACAATGACGCCAGCTCCTCTTTACCAGAGTTTATTGACGCTATTGATTCG GCCCCATCTATCTGGGCCAACATACACTCCAATAGGAGATCTCCTAAAATGGAAACTCAATCTAATCAGGGTTCACCCGCCCACAGCAATGACAGCAGTGCCCTCACATATCTTTGCTCTACACCCAAACATTCAGCAAACAGACACCTGCATTCTTCTCCTTCTCAG TTCTTTAATGGATCAGTGAGCCCAGACTCAGACAGTCAAAGCTTACCTGTTACGTCCTCGCCTGTCTGCTCCCAGAAAGCACTGCACAAAGACCTTGCTCTTCGGCCTCAGAAGGAAAATGAGCT GTTCAGGACCCCAAACCTGAGGCGTTCCATCATGGAGTGCTCTCCTCGCACACCAACTCCATTCAAATCCACGCTGACAATGCAAGACACCAAATATGGACCACTGAAGAGG GTCCATAGTCCTTCACTGGACTCTGGAGTGGTTGGTGCTATTAAACAGGAGCCTCAGGAGTGTGAGATCAACGTTGGGGGGATGCACCTTGACCAGCCCCCCCTAAAGAAGATCAAACAGGAG GTGGAGTCAGCTTGTCTGCAGTGGGAGGGGCAAGATCTCCACACCCAGCTCTTCCCTTCCAGTGGCTCCGCCCATGACATGCCT GATCTGTTGACTAGCTCTGTGCTGATGCTTCCGAACGCAGAGAAAACTGAGGATGGACACAAAGCTCAGCTGCCCCGCAGACCCATGGGAAGCCCTATGCAG caaTTGAGCACATGGGAACAGGTGCTTTGTGGGAAGACAGAAGAGCAAACGATGCCCTCCGAAGCCACGCACAAATACCTCAGCAATTATTCTTCGCGAGCACTGGTCATGTAA